A window of Centropristis striata isolate RG_2023a ecotype Rhode Island chromosome 13, C.striata_1.0, whole genome shotgun sequence genomic DNA:
cactgaaaaaaaaggaaacacagtaagtggttattttttatttgcttcaaacctttttgtattcctatttatactgttatacatgcatttgagcatgaaaaaacgttaagttactgcactgtaaacatatttaaaattgcagtttcatcatatctggttaagtgaacggtcctatatgtggccctgtggtagtgtcgatgaaaattgtggccccctccagcatttaagttgcccatccctgacttatctattggtcattttttgggtgaCCACATTAAATTGTTTGTATTGTTCTCCATTACAGTTGTACAACGTATTTCCTTGGCTCGGCCCTTGTCTCAAAAACTGGAGGAATCTGATGAAGTGCTTGGAGGTCAACAAGCAGGAAATAAGAAGTGTAATAGTGAGCATGAAGGAGGCTCTAACCCCTGAAATATGCACATGCTTTGTTAATTCTTTCCTGACCCGTAAACTAAATCTGGAGGTGAGGTGTCAGGCTCTTCAGAATGAACTCTTTGGCTGATAATACTGATCAATAACTCATTGCATATAATCCTTATTCTCTGTATGCTATACTAGGAGTCTGGAATCAATAATTCACACTATCATGATGACAACCTGCTTAACAGTGTGATGAATTTGAATGCAGCTGGGACAGATACTTCAGCAACTACACTTCAGTGGAGCTTGCTTTTCATGGCCAAGTTCCCTCATTTTCAAGGTGCAAAAACATACCTACACTCTACACTCACagcatcactactggccaatggtggcgcttcatcacctgcttctgtctcctcccagaactcctgctcctctctgtctccctctcacctatctactctattctactctgttgatcctGTACAAccacatctattgcacgtctgtccgtcctgggagaaggatccctcctctgtcgctctccctgaggtttcttcttctttttcccttgttaaccctttatcaggcaaagaactatatttggtaacttcaggtaatatttcgagcaaatttactagattaaagtggcaaatctacaagaaaaaaagtcgcagatttaagagatttaaagtggcaaatctgcgcgaaaaatttgcagatttacgagaaaaaagtggagaaaaaagccatttttttctcgcagattcaccactttaaatctcacaaatctgcgcatttttctctcgtagatttgactttaatctcgtaaactttttttctcaaaatattgttttcgtatgttttttttttttacacattctggctgtatgtaatatcctccaatattctctagggttgaaatttagaatttgcaagtatttcaatgagtgtcctattaagggttaaaatggtgaatctgggagaaaaaagttgcttttttctccacttttttctcgtaaatctgcaactttttccgcgcagatttgccactttaaatctcttaactctgcgactttttgtcttgtagatttgccactttaatccagtaaatttgcaactttttttctcgaaatattacctgaggttaccaaatatagttctttgcctgataaagggttaaaagggttttttgaggagtttttccctggctgcTGTGacggtctaaggacagagggagtcgtaccatgtacagtctgtaaagccctttgaggcaaatctgtgattttgggctatataaataaaattcactTCATTTGATACCAGTATATCAAGCAATGTCTGGTTGGACTCATCGATTTCATGTCAATGTTGTGAGTGCAGACCAGGTCCAGGAGGAGTTACGGAGGGTCGTTGGAAATCGTCAGATCCGAGTAGACGACCGGAAGAACCTGCCTTTTACTGATGCTGTCATACACGAGTCACAGAGGCTGGCCAACATTGTCCCAATGGCCATTCCTCACAAAACCAGCCGAGATGTCACCTTCCAGGGCTACTTCATCAAACAGGTCGGTTGCTCACATGCATGGTTACCTTTAAAACGTATAACATTGTATATTATCAAATGCatgcctttaaccctctggagccaCCGAGAGCGCTGGAGCATAACATCTTGATGATGTCACGATGTAAAAACGAAGCTAACCGAGCcgtcaacttccctctaaagcaagtaaaaccagagataagacAAATATATTAAGTTGAAATAATAACtggatgttatcctcatttaacctcttatacactgcaaaaaaagaaaagttgggtgaactcaaaatttcaaggcaacaaacttcgataaaattttaagttggacaattaaactaaatattttaagttttgtttttgagttttctcaactctgaattcagatttttgaacttaaaattttacattgtattaacttttaatccttacttctgcaatgggctgaattggcacgattgtaacgctgctatgaaatgtcagctaatgttgcgaccacaattttgagttagcattgatacgctaatggctactcttgtagctgtaacaagcagcgctgctagcatcagttagcccgctagctttcgctaatgaccgaatttcaccgttttcccgcatttcacaacaaagaaataagagttagcagaactattgtcccttgttgtgaaccccaacttaaagatataagtaacaacaactcaccaacttgtttttgagcagacaactggcttcctttgttatgctaacttacattattgccctaaatgtcaataatttatatttccaagttttaccaacttaaatcactgtttaaggcaaaaaatacaagttggctttttttgcagtgtatgttgtgtttacaacCTGTGTTCACTTCATCGAAGGGGTCAGATGCTCAGACATCAGATCTTTTCTTTGGTTCCAAGATTTTAAATTATACaccttgtgcttttttttttcctacaggGGACTGTTGTGATTCCTCTTCTTACTTCTGTCCTGCATGATGAGAGTGAATGGGAGAGCCCACACACTTTCAACCCTTCCCACTTCCTGGATAAGGAGGGTAAATTTATCAGGAGAGATGCCTTCATGGCTTTTTCAGCAGGTACAACAACTTTGTCAGGATTTCGTTTTTTAAGGGGTTACAGATATTTTACGACTTTAAAGGCACAATCCAGTTCAACTGAATGTCTTCGTTGTCGCAGGTCGCAGGGTGTGCCTCGGAGAGGGCCTTGCCAGGATGGAGCTGTTCCTTTTCTTCACTTCCCTCCTTCAGGACTTTCGTTTCACTCCTCCACCCGGAGTCACAGAGGATGATCTCGATCTGTCTCCAGTCGTGGGCTTCACCCTCAACCCCACACCTCACGAGCTGTGTGCCATCCCAGTTGGAGAGTGGGGGACTTGATTAATGCTTTGTGATTTTATGCCATGGCAGGAGCAGGAATTACCTCCATTTtctggatttttaaaaagcctgacctgccgattccgattttggccgataccgtattaacattattatttctaccctttactatattttctgttcactttgtaactcatttcatgaataacagttttttttcatggaaaacaacacacattttcttggtgacccccaaacttttgagcgctagtgtatatatatatatataatttgttagTTAAAGTTTGTGGGTCATGATTCGGATTTGGATATTTGgtatttccttctttctttgtaTTTGAACATTTCTAAGGAAATCAATAACTTTGGTCTACAGCTTAATGTATCTTGCAGACAGAAAGGTGTTAATATTGCTGCAACCAGCTGACTTGGTTCTTACTCTCAAACTGTAACTTTAAACTATAATTACCCATATAATTGCCTACTGTATAATCCTcatttgaatataaaaaaatctggaaaaagAATCCAATGGAAACTTAATCCACCAAGAGAACTAAAGAGGGAGAAACTATTTAATTTCCTACATTTTCAGCTACGGCCAAATGGATGTAATTCTCCCTAATTGTCTGACATTTACACAACAGACATTCAGATTAACCTGTACAGCTTTGTTCTTTAGCCACAGTgtcttctttcattttttattttccagacGGGTCCAGAGGAAACTGATCAGGGTGGTAGAGACAGAGGGAGTGGAGAATGTTCTTCCTGCTTCTGTTCCTCACAAGACCAGCACAGATGTGACCTCCAGGGTtattttattaaccctctggaggccatgaaaccacctgcacattacttcttcaagACATAATGAATGAAGCAACGTCGAGTCTTACCATCAGCTTCCCTTtgaagttctggcttgaaactccttaccagattttttttgatgatatttggccgagtaaaaccggagataatgtcaaatatatttagtataagaATACTGTTATGATCCGGCTCACAGACCACACAAAACTAAGGAAGCATATAGGGATTAAATGGAaaagtataatttattttaacaaaatgaatCCAAAAGGAAACAACATAACCAAATCTTTACTAAACTAAACCAAAGGAGCTGACAGAAAACATACTACTCGGTCAACTTAATATAATGGAAAACTAAACACAGAGAACTCAAACAAAGGTGATCAGCTCCTCCATGATGCCAAGGGAAAAATAAGAGACCAAACCCCTCAGGAGGGCGGGTTTTAAAGGCGTGGAGACAGTGGCCAGCTGCCGCCAATCGGATCCAATCCAGCACCCTgaaacaacagacaaacaaacaaacacacacacacacacccacacccggGTGGGGCCTGGGGCCgtcacacccccccccccataaAGACAGGGTCCCAACCCTGGCCTGC
This region includes:
- the LOC131983565 gene encoding cytochrome P450 2K1-like — its product is MLENLFQSSTSVYLLVAIVGLLVLHLLPSFSSQGKKSPPGPKPLPLLGNLLQVDLKRLDGNLFELSKKYGPVFTVYFGLKKVVVLAGCKTVKHALVNYAEEFGGREVTPIFYDFNKGHGIIFSNGDSWKEMRRFALATLRGMGKRISESRIIEECRYLIEEFKQHEGKAFNNTQTMIYAASNIISAITFGKRFDYKDPHLHAMVETAHECIRLTGSASILLYNVFPWLGPCLKNWRNLMKCLEVNKQEIRSVIVSMKEALTPEICTCFVNSFLTRKLNLEESGINNSHYHDDNLLNSVMNLNAAGTDTSATTLQWSLLFMAKFPHFQDQVQEELRRVVGNRQIRVDDRKNLPFTDAVIHESQRLANIVPMAIPHKTSRDVTFQGYFIKQGTVVIPLLTSVLHDESEWESPHTFNPSHFLDKEGKFIRRDAFMAFSAGRRVCLGEGLARMELFLFFTSLLQDFRFTPPPGVTEDDLDLSPVVGFTLNPTPHELCAIPVGEWGT